A stretch of Henckelia pumila isolate YLH828 chromosome 4, ASM3356847v2, whole genome shotgun sequence DNA encodes these proteins:
- the LOC140860952 gene encoding uncharacterized protein, which yields MGGQTFKGVGEFRNYLKNFSVATRRSFMYVKNDSEKVIVICSEKSCGWRIYASKHKRDNLFAIRKCKLQHNCGENNLRSRGHPRADAYWIANVVKEKLRGEPSYRPCTMQMDLQRDFGVELEYRKVWKGKELAMHDIHGTDEGCYDRLRWYCDAVKNTNPGSVVECEIEHLTKKFRRLFIYFHACVVGFVSGCRPLIFLYGTHIKNKYKEFILVVVSKDANDDLFTIAYAIVDAENDVN from the exons ATGGGAG GACAAACATTCAAGGGTGTTGGTGAATTTAggaattatttgaaaaactttTCTGTTGCCACAAGACGTTCATTTATGTATGTAAAAAATGACAGCGAGAAGGTAATTGTGATTTGTAGTGAAAAGAGCTGCGGTTGGAGAATTTATGCTTCGAAACATAAAAGAGACAATCTATTTGCCATCAGAAAATGTAAACTGCAACATAATTGTGGTGAGAATAATCTACGTAGCAGAGGGCATCCTAGAGCCGATGCCTATTGGATAGCGAATgttgtgaaagaaaaattgaGAGGGGAGCCCTCTTATCGTCCGTGTACAATGCAGATGGACTTGCAAAGAGATTTCGGGGTAGAGTTAGAATACCGCAAAGTGTGGAAGGGTAAAGAGTTGGCGATGCATGATATTCATGGCACAGATGAAGGATGCTATGATAGATTAAGATGGTATTGTGATGCTGTTAAAAATACTAATCCTGGTAGTGTTGTAGAGTGTGAGATTGAACATTTGACTAAAAAATTCAGACGGTTGTTCATTTATTTTCATGCATGTGTCGTCGGTTTTGTTAGTGGTTGTAGGCCATTGATATTTTTGTATGGTACTCATATAAAGAATAAGTATAAAGAATTCATCTTAGTTGTTGTGTCGAAAGATGCGAATGATGATCTTTTCACAATTGCTTATGCCATAGTAGATGCGGAGAATGATGTGAACTGA
- the LOC140860953 gene encoding uncharacterized protein gives MESRTLRVQRSCDWKFEVVDGEKSFAVDLVDMTCSCRVWQINKIPCKHAIFAIETKSLSVYDFCDKYFKIESYRAAYKGHINPIPTFDISESCVAESDTIQAPSVRSQPGRRRTKRIPSPVNARVSTCGRCHARGHNRRSCKEPIEGKRLLEAGSSMKLPSKRHTRLSGSIAGLRLV, from the exons ATGGAATCCCGAACATTAAGAGTTCAGCGGTCGTGTGATTGGAAGTTTGAGGTTGTTGATGGTGAAAAGTCATTTGCCGTGGATTTAGTGGATATGACTTGTTCATGCAGAGTTTGGCAGATCAATAAGATTCCGTGCAAGCACGCCATTTTTGCCATTGAGACAAAATCTCTGTCTGTGTATGATTTTTGTGACAAGTATTTCAAGATCGAATCGTATCGCGCTGCGTACAAAGGACATATTAATCCTATCCCAACCTTTGACATCAGTGAGTCATGTGTTGCTGAATCCGATACAATCCAAGCTCCTTCTGTGCGTAGTCAGCCCGGTCGCAGAAGGACGAAGAGAATACCATCGCCAGTTAATGCACGTGTCTCAACATGTGGTCGTTGTCATGCTAGAGGACACAATAGACGCAGTTGCAAGGAACCTATAGA GGGCAAGCGATTACTGGAAGCTGGTTCGAGCATGAAATTGCCCTCGAAAAGGCACACACGTTTGAGTGGAAGCATTGCTGGATTGCGCTTGGTTTGA